Within Lolium rigidum isolate FL_2022 chromosome 5, APGP_CSIRO_Lrig_0.1, whole genome shotgun sequence, the genomic segment AACGGAACATACTGATCCAAAGCACCAACTTATTTATAGGTATCATCATTGGAGGCCTCACCACCGCTATCCGCCGGACTCCTCTGAAGGGGCGAGGTGGTTGGGGAGGATGGGACGGATCTTCTGGTGGCAAACCCGGCGGCTAGGGGGTGCATGTTTTCTTCTATCTTTGTTACTACATCCATAACAATGGGTGGCAAACCGGGAGGCGTAGATCGGACGGCGGGCAGCTTTCATTTGGTGCTGGATTGTGCTTCCTTGGCTGCTCTTGGCTGCATGAGCAGCCAGGCGGTGGCGGGCGCGTGTGGCGTGGTGCGGAGGCCGCCCGATGACCTTCTAAACAATGCAAGCCTTGAAGTTTGCATCCCTCCCTGGTGCTTCTTGTCTCACCCTCTTGGCCCTAGATATCGGCAACATTTGTCACTTCCTCGGTTGGTGGGGTTTCCCTGAGGTGATGGGGCTCTTGACCGGGCAAAACCTTGGCTGTCAGGCTCCCATGACGGTGACGATGCTGCGAGGGCTGGCTTTGTTCTTGATGGCACCATCGAGGTTAATTCCCTCATCCACGTCCTACCGGTCCATATTTTGCAAAGTTATCCAATGATACTATTTTACATCCCTTAAAGAAAAATATATTCTTTTCCATATTTCGAGAAAATTAGTGCGTAAATTTTTCTCGTGAAGTACTTTCAGaatattgcaatttaatacttCCTCTGGTTCAAATAATTGGCCAAAAGTAGATGTATCTAGGCATATTTTAATGTGTAGATACATTCTTTTTGGACAattattttaaaacaaagagagtaTGTTAATTGTTATATTATTCATTTAAAGCCTGATGTTGTAAGGGCTTTCATGTAAAAAACAGGAGTCTCGCTAGATTTGTTCTAAGGCCGGAGGGAGAAAAATTTCAGCACCCTCGGCTAGTCATAATCCAAACTATTGCATGAGTTCCGCTACTTTTGTTCTAAGGTGACGGTTTCGGGTATGtatttaagtcaaaattttgcaACGTTATCCAACGATACTGTTTTACATATTTGAATATTGCAATTTTTTAGAAATTTGAATATTGCAATTTGATATGTAGGTCGTTTTTATACGTATTATTGCAATAAGATCTAGGAGTATTCTGAAACCTGTTATTGTTGTCTAAACCGTTGTTTATTTTCTTCCTTGTACTTGAACATACCGTTCAACATTTTTGACTCTAGGATTTGCATGTGGTGCATGCGTGCATTGAGGATTTGAGGTGGCACATTTGGATTCTAGAATCGTCACATAGCCACGTTAAACTAATCGTATTCCATGCTGCCTAACATGACCGTGGAAAATGTCTACATTTAGTTTGGACTTTGGACACGCAACCAAACCCTACAACATCATGTATCAGGGGCACGCGGCTATAAATAGCCCCGAGCCAGTGCTGCAAATCTCCATTCTCTATCACTGCCCATGCACACTACCACAGCAGCAAGACATCCAAAAGCAACAACAACAAGCTCATCAGCCATGGCGTCCTCTCGCGTTCTCCAACAGATCGCTCTCGTTCTCCTCGTCGCTGCGGCAGCCACCGATGCGGCCACCATCACCGTCGTTAACAAATGCTCTTACACAGTCTGGCCCGGCGCGCtccccggcggcggcgtgcggctcgACCCGGGCCAGACGTGGCCTCTCACCATGCCGGCCGGCACCGCCGGCGCCAGGGTGTGGCCGCGTACCGGGTGCACCTTcgacggcagcggcagcggccgtTGCATCACCGGCGACTGCGCGGGTAGGCTGGCCTGCGCCGTCTCCGGCGAGCAGCCGACAACGCTTGCGGAGTACACGCTCGGCCAGGGCGGGGCCCAGGACTTCTTCGACCTGTCCGTCATCGACGGGTTCAACGTACCGATGAGCTTCCAGCCCGTGGGCGGCGCTTCGTGCCGTGGCGCGAGCTGCGCCGTGGACATCACGAAGGAGTGCCTGCCGGAGCTGCAGGTCGCCGGAGGGTGCGCTAGCGCGTGCGGCAAGTTCGGCGGCGACACCTACTGCTGCAGGGGCCAGTTCACGGACAACTGCCCGCCGACCAAGTACTCGCAGTTCTTCAAGGGGAAGTGCCCTGACGCGTACAGCTACGCCAAGGACGACCAGACTAGCACCTTCACCTGCCCGGCCGGAACCAACTACCAGATCGTGCTTTGCCCTTAGATGAAGCATGGATATATAGATAGTCGATAGTCGATACCTATAAATAAGTTGGTGCTTGGATCAATATGTACTACTCTATGTAGTCTTCTACAAGTGAGCATCGATCATTTGTATGTGCTATGCAACATGTGCATACACATGCCTGTATCTCAACAATAATAAATTACTAGAAAGTTAAATAATGTGTGATTCATACAAGAAAGGTGCCAtggccactacaggaatggcgtgaTACGTCGAGGGTCTTTTATACGGCGACAGCCAAAAgttggggccgtcggcgtatgaccCGGCCAGGCTAACCTGCCCTTtcgaccctcggcgtagcgttgccgtcggcgtagcgaggtctacgccgagggcagctctcGGCATagctttggccctaggcgtagacagggctacaccgacggccaccctcggcgtatgcCAGTTTTCAAATttatctaattttgtaaaaatcataactaattcatatgatgtcagaaaaatgcgtacaaggtatcaaaatgttcagaaaaacttcCTCTATccatttatgtcaaaatcatgcatatttgaatcatgtacagtaccatgttaacatagaaacaattcaaacactttcttgtatGTCCTCGGgttcctgttttggccagatgacaatttaaacgaagttaAAAAATCTCGCGGAGTCGCATGGtattattttatgtgtcctagtaaccactccaaaagatggaattgggatacggcaattattttggaaaacccttcacgaacggggctatcaagTTCGGAATTCTAtgacttttagggcaaatgagtaggaaacgacccgtgacaccgcatagtttgtcggaatgaggccatatttggcacgtgcgtgatccctgggatgggaagcaaggcctagggagcggatttccaatccgacccatgggcgattgttttttcattttcggggtgccaaaacggtttttttttgtgtgaagcaggtacatggggcgcattttagtattgcgagaGACCTCCGTGtattggtaggacaccgcctccgcaccacatatcacatgccatatgtacgcgctagctatctgggaatcccagTGGCTTCCTGCGGTGTTCCGGCGAATCTGCTGAAAAttaaccggatttgaactaggggtacactttccgtctctCATTAAATTCCACCAAAAATGtatttaggtctataacacatcactttatgtgctaatttttgtccgttagcGTGTTGGCGAATGGTGCAgcggcgcgcccggtacggccatttagcatctcccgagggggggcgttttggccagatggcaaattgggcgtcatatttggGTTCCTCTAACTTTAAGTTtatggttcaaatgatgatatggatgttatatttagattgctctcatttttctgatcgatttagacatattatttgtggaatttcgattttccgctttaaatatattaattattccatattaaatagaaaaaagaccaaaaaataaaatcattttattgtgatttgaatttaatattattattactgatatattcattattgtttacttaattaattgtttggaattcaaaaataatgaGGTGTGCATCACcgttcaagggttaatagggttgatatgtgaaggagatatgccctagaggcaataataaagtggttattatttatatctttatgtttatgataaatgtttatatatcatgctagaattgtattaaccgaaacattagtacatgtgtgatatgtagacaacaagaagtccctagtatgcctcttaaactagcttgttgattaatggatgattagtttcataatcatgaacattggatgttattaataacaaggttatatcattatatgaatgatgtaatggacacacccaattaagcgtagcataagatctcgtcattaagttatttgctataagctttcgatacatagttacctagtccttatgaccatgagatcatgtaaatcacttataccggaaaggtactttgattacaccaaacaccactgcgtaaatgggtggctataaaggtgggattaagtatccggaaagtatgagttgaggcatatggatcaatagtgggatttgtccatcccgatgacggatagatatactctgggccctctcggtggaatgtcgtctaatgtcttgcaagcatatgaatgagttcataagagaccac encodes:
- the LOC124654718 gene encoding alpha-amylase/trypsin inhibitor-like — encoded protein: MASSRVLQQIALVLLVAAAATDAATITVVNKCSYTVWPGALPGGGVRLDPGQTWPLTMPAGTAGARVWPRTGCTFDGSGSGRCITGDCAGRLACAVSGEQPTTLAEYTLGQGGAQDFFDLSVIDGFNVPMSFQPVGGASCRGASCAVDITKECLPELQVAGGCASACGKFGGDTYCCRGQFTDNCPPTKYSQFFKGKCPDAYSYAKDDQTSTFTCPAGTNYQIVLCP